The Geoanaerobacter pelophilus genome includes a region encoding these proteins:
- the aroA gene encoding 3-phosphoshikimate 1-carboxyvinyltransferase — protein MKPYTVKPAQGVRGEISVPGDKSISHRSIMLGSLARGTTTVRGLLRGEDNMSTLKAFQSMGIETVDDGETLTIHGKGLHGLTEPTDVIDCGNSGTTIRLISGLLAAQNFFSVLTGDQYLRKRPMKRVLQPLSLMGAIIHGRAGGDKAPLAIVGQKLKGISYASPVASAQVKSSLMLAGLYADGETRVMEPSVSRDHSERMFRHFGADVASIPGGVVVRSGNELEGREIVVPGDISSAAFFIVAALIVPGSELLIKGVGVNPTRTGIIDILTAMGGSIELLDCRELSGEPVADLLVRSSILKGIEIGGDVVPRAIDEFPVISVAAACAQGRTTIRDARELRVKETDRIAAMAANLRLAGGCIEETDDGMVIEGVERLNGCAAESRGDHRIAMSMLIAGLAANGPVTVDDTECIATSFPTFTALLEKVAC, from the coding sequence GTGAAACCATATACTGTGAAACCGGCGCAAGGGGTCAGGGGCGAGATTTCGGTCCCGGGTGACAAGTCGATTTCTCATCGCTCCATAATGCTCGGTTCGCTGGCCAGAGGGACAACCACGGTACGCGGCCTGCTGCGGGGCGAAGACAATATGTCCACCCTGAAGGCGTTCCAGTCGATGGGGATCGAGACGGTTGACGACGGCGAGACCCTTACCATCCATGGCAAAGGGCTGCACGGCCTTACCGAACCGACTGATGTCATCGATTGCGGCAACTCTGGTACAACCATCCGCCTGATCAGTGGATTGCTGGCAGCGCAGAACTTCTTTTCCGTGCTCACCGGCGATCAATACCTGCGGAAAAGACCGATGAAAAGGGTGTTGCAGCCGCTTTCCCTCATGGGGGCCATTATTCACGGCAGGGCCGGCGGAGACAAGGCGCCGTTGGCCATTGTCGGCCAGAAGCTGAAAGGAATCAGCTATGCCTCTCCTGTTGCCAGCGCCCAGGTAAAGTCCAGCCTGATGCTCGCCGGGCTTTATGCCGACGGCGAGACCCGGGTGATGGAACCATCGGTTTCCAGAGACCATTCCGAACGGATGTTCCGCCATTTCGGGGCGGATGTTGCATCAATTCCCGGTGGAGTTGTCGTGCGCAGCGGCAATGAGCTGGAAGGGCGCGAAATAGTGGTGCCCGGCGACATCTCTTCTGCCGCCTTTTTCATTGTGGCGGCCCTGATCGTCCCTGGTTCCGAACTGCTGATCAAGGGGGTTGGCGTGAACCCGACCCGTACCGGCATTATCGATATCCTGACCGCAATGGGTGGCTCAATCGAGCTTCTTGACTGCCGTGAACTTTCCGGCGAGCCGGTTGCCGACCTGCTGGTGCGTTCTTCCATCTTGAAAGGGATCGAGATCGGTGGCGATGTTGTGCCAAGGGCCATCGACGAATTTCCGGTCATCTCTGTGGCTGCAGCCTGTGCCCAAGGACGGACCACGATCCGGGATGCCAGGGAGTTAAGGGTTAAAGAGACCGACCGCATTGCGGCAATGGCTGCCAACCTGCGACTTGCCGGGGGCTGCATTGAAGAGACCGATGACGGCATGGTGATTGAAGGGGTTGAGCGTCTGAACGGTTGTGCTGCCGAGAGCCGCGGCGACCATCGCATTGCCATGTCAATGCTCATTGCCGGGTTGGCGGCGAACGGTCCGGTGACCGTTGATGATACCGAGTGTATTGCCACTTCGTTTCCCACCTTTACTGCGTTGCTGGAAAAGGTGGCCTGTTGA
- the cmk gene encoding (d)CMP kinase, giving the protein MNRDRNGLIVAIDGPSGAGKSTITRQLASILSYIYIDTGAMYRALALAVSRAGVSADADQQVLEICRQSELAFVRENGVSRITLNGEDVADLIRSPEISLLTSRIACKKAVRELLLVKQREMGKGGGVILEGRDIGTVVFPDADVKFFLSASAEERGRRRYLELKAKGEAVDLDQTVAEVIARDLQDENRDHAPLRQAEDAIAVDSTSLSIGEVVDGMVQVIEDRLMIAGESAWK; this is encoded by the coding sequence ATGAACAGGGATCGGAACGGCCTGATAGTGGCCATTGACGGCCCTTCCGGTGCCGGCAAGAGCACCATAACCCGGCAGCTGGCGAGCATTCTCTCCTATATCTACATCGATACCGGCGCCATGTATCGCGCCCTTGCCTTGGCCGTCAGCCGGGCGGGTGTTTCTGCGGATGCCGATCAGCAGGTGCTGGAGATTTGCCGCCAATCAGAACTGGCGTTTGTCCGTGAAAACGGCGTCTCGCGCATCACCCTCAACGGCGAGGATGTGGCCGACCTGATCCGTTCTCCGGAAATAAGCCTGCTGACCTCCCGCATTGCCTGCAAAAAGGCGGTTCGCGAGCTGCTGCTCGTCAAGCAGCGGGAGATGGGCAAGGGTGGCGGTGTGATTCTTGAGGGGCGTGACATCGGTACCGTTGTCTTCCCTGATGCCGACGTGAAGTTCTTTCTCTCGGCATCGGCAGAGGAACGGGGACGGCGTCGTTATCTGGAACTGAAGGCCAAAGGGGAGGCCGTTGACCTGGATCAGACCGTTGCCGAAGTGATTGCCCGAGATCTTCAGGACGAAAACCGCGATCACGCTCCGCTCCGTCAGGCAGAAGATGCTATTGCCGTGGATTCCACCAGTCTCTCCATCGGCGAGGTGGTGGACGGCATGGTCCAGGTTATCGAAGATCGTTTGATGATTGCAGGAGAGTCAGCATGGAAATAA
- the ispH gene encoding 4-hydroxy-3-methylbut-2-enyl diphosphate reductase, with protein sequence MEIILAKQAGFCFGVKRATQMAFEAADMGGQTFTLGPIIHSPQVVQKLEDMGVKVLNDLGELDTGTIIIRSHGVTSGELEEAVRKELEIVDATCPFVKKAQEHVQSLSCAGYDVVVVGDADHPEVQGIVSYAMGKVYVVGSGDEAAKLPRMSKIGVVAQTTQSFENLEDVVRQCLRRGSELRVFHTICDATAVRQDAAKDLAKQVDCVIVIGGFNSGNTKRLAEVCSEIQVRTHHIETADQLLPEWLEGVARVGVTAGASTPKWIIDEVIEMIEQIDKDKNG encoded by the coding sequence ATGGAAATAATTCTGGCCAAGCAGGCTGGTTTCTGTTTTGGGGTGAAACGGGCAACGCAGATGGCGTTTGAGGCTGCCGACATGGGTGGACAGACCTTTACCCTCGGGCCGATCATCCATTCGCCTCAGGTGGTGCAGAAACTGGAGGATATGGGGGTCAAGGTCCTGAATGACCTTGGCGAGCTGGATACCGGCACCATTATCATCCGCTCTCACGGCGTAACCTCCGGTGAACTGGAGGAGGCCGTACGCAAGGAACTTGAGATAGTGGATGCCACCTGCCCCTTTGTCAAAAAGGCGCAGGAACATGTCCAGAGCCTTTCCTGCGCCGGTTATGATGTTGTGGTAGTTGGCGATGCCGATCATCCCGAGGTTCAGGGGATCGTCTCCTATGCCATGGGCAAGGTCTATGTTGTCGGTTCCGGTGATGAAGCAGCCAAACTTCCCAGGATGAGCAAAATAGGAGTTGTCGCCCAGACTACTCAATCTTTCGAGAATCTGGAAGATGTGGTCAGGCAGTGCCTGAGACGCGGCAGCGAGCTGAGGGTGTTTCATACCATTTGCGATGCAACGGCAGTGCGCCAGGATGCGGCCAAGGACCTGGCAAAGCAGGTTGATTGCGTAATCGTGATCGGCGGCTTCAATAGCGGTAACACCAAACGGCTGGCAGAGGTCTGTTCCGAGATCCAGGTGCGCACACACCATATTGAAACGGCCGATCAGCTGTTGCCGGAATGGCTTGAGGGGGTTGCCCGGGTTGGCGTCACGGCCGGCGCTTCAACACCAAAATGGATCATTGATGAAGTCATCGAAATGATCGAACAGATAGATAAGGACAAAAACGGTTGA
- a CDS encoding 30S ribosomal protein S1 — MSEEKNLDKRNDMPIKRFADVEDEHEQGSHGGEFAEMFNDSIKQLQVGEIVKGIVVQVSQDIVLVDVGYKSEGVIQASEFLGDDGELTIKVGDEVRVLFEREENDRGYIVLSKRKAESHLAWEKINEAGGEGGVIEGKITGKVKGGLTVDIGVQAFLPASQVDLRPSGNLDRYIGQTGMFKVIKMNRKRGNVVLSRRVILEEEREKLKEQTIGNLAEGQMVEGIVKNITDYGAFVDLGGLDGLLHVTDMSWGRLNHPSEIVKVGDKLNVKILKYDSSKGKISLGLKQTMPDPWQEVSDRYFVGAKVQGKVVSLTEYGAFIALEEGVEGLIHVSEMSWTRRIRHPNEILTVGETIEAVVLGVDPSNRRISLGYKQTQVNPWTVVGDRYPVGTKIEGQIKNITDFGMFIGIEDGIDGLVHVSDISWTKRIKHPGEIYSKGQTVQAAVLNIDVDGERLSLGIKQLTPDPWNDIPNRYRPGTRVTGKVSSVTDFGIFLELEEGIEGLVHVSELSQEKLATPKGFAEVGDQLEAVVLSVDVNDRKIGLSIKSLQTAIEKAELEDYMGSQKEATSNLGDLLRGMKNGDN, encoded by the coding sequence ATGAGCGAGGAAAAGAATTTGGACAAACGGAATGACATGCCGATCAAGCGCTTTGCCGATGTTGAGGATGAGCACGAGCAGGGTTCGCATGGCGGCGAGTTCGCCGAAATGTTCAACGACAGTATAAAGCAGCTGCAGGTAGGAGAGATTGTCAAGGGTATCGTTGTCCAGGTAAGTCAGGATATCGTTCTGGTGGATGTCGGCTACAAGTCGGAAGGTGTGATTCAGGCTAGCGAATTCCTGGGTGATGACGGCGAACTGACAATCAAGGTCGGCGACGAGGTCCGGGTGCTGTTTGAGCGTGAGGAAAACGATCGCGGCTATATCGTGCTCTCCAAGAGGAAGGCCGAGAGTCATCTCGCTTGGGAGAAGATCAATGAGGCCGGTGGTGAAGGCGGCGTCATTGAAGGCAAGATTACCGGCAAGGTAAAGGGTGGCCTGACTGTTGATATTGGGGTGCAGGCATTTCTCCCCGCTTCTCAGGTGGATCTCCGCCCCAGCGGCAATCTCGATCGTTATATCGGCCAGACCGGCATGTTCAAGGTCATAAAGATGAACCGCAAGCGCGGCAATGTCGTGCTTTCCCGCCGGGTCATCCTTGAAGAAGAGCGCGAGAAGCTCAAAGAACAGACCATCGGCAATCTCGCCGAAGGGCAGATGGTTGAAGGTATTGTCAAAAATATCACTGATTACGGTGCATTCGTAGACTTGGGCGGGCTTGACGGGCTGCTCCATGTGACTGATATGTCGTGGGGTCGTCTCAATCACCCTTCAGAGATTGTCAAGGTCGGCGACAAGCTGAATGTCAAGATCCTCAAGTATGACAGCAGCAAAGGGAAGATCTCCCTCGGGCTCAAACAGACAATGCCTGATCCGTGGCAGGAAGTATCGGACCGGTATTTTGTCGGCGCCAAGGTGCAGGGAAAAGTGGTCAGTCTCACGGAATACGGCGCTTTCATTGCCCTTGAAGAAGGGGTTGAAGGGCTTATTCATGTTTCCGAGATGTCATGGACCCGCCGCATTCGCCACCCGAATGAAATCCTTACCGTCGGCGAGACTATCGAAGCGGTGGTGCTTGGTGTTGACCCGTCCAACCGCAGAATATCGCTCGGTTACAAGCAGACCCAGGTAAACCCCTGGACCGTGGTCGGTGACCGCTATCCGGTTGGCACCAAGATCGAAGGTCAGATCAAGAATATCACTGATTTCGGCATGTTCATCGGGATTGAGGACGGTATTGACGGCCTGGTCCATGTTTCCGATATCTCCTGGACCAAGCGGATCAAGCATCCGGGTGAGATTTACAGCAAAGGGCAGACCGTCCAGGCAGCAGTGCTGAACATCGATGTTGATGGCGAGCGCCTCTCGCTCGGGATCAAGCAGTTGACCCCGGATCCCTGGAACGATATTCCCAATCGCTATCGTCCCGGCACCCGCGTCACCGGCAAGGTTTCGTCGGTTACGGATTTCGGGATCTTTTTGGAGCTTGAGGAAGGGATTGAAGGCCTTGTTCACGTTTCCGAACTTTCCCAGGAAAAACTGGCTACGCCAAAGGGATTTGCCGAGGTCGGCGACCAGCTTGAAGCCGTCGTGCTGAGCGTGGACGTCAACGACCGCAAGATTGGCCTGTCCATCAAGTCCCTGCAGACAGCCATCGAGAAGGCAGAGCTTGAGGATTACATGGGATCGCAGAAAGAGGCCACCTCAAACCTTGGTGACCTGCTGCGCGGCATGAAAAACGGAGACAATTAA
- a CDS encoding integration host factor subunit beta, with translation MTKSELVDVLAEKNGSLTRKESETIVNLIFDSMGDALRSGEKVEIRGFGSFTVRERGAREARNPKSGELVDIPAKKVPFFKTGKELRERVDA, from the coding sequence ATGACCAAGAGTGAACTTGTAGATGTGCTGGCAGAAAAAAACGGCTCACTGACCCGTAAGGAGTCGGAGACCATCGTAAACCTGATTTTCGACTCAATGGGTGATGCGCTGCGAAGCGGCGAAAAGGTTGAGATCAGAGGGTTCGGCAGCTTTACTGTCCGTGAGCGCGGGGCACGCGAGGCCCGCAACCCAAAGAGCGGCGAACTGGTCGATATCCCTGCCAAGAAGGTCCCTTTCTTCAAGACAGGCAAAGAGCTCAGAGAAAGGGTAGATGCATAG
- a CDS encoding PAS domain-containing protein, with product MPHQLDKKITQGVFAIVASYVLISTAWISLSDMILVKLFSNINDIRNVAIFKGVLFVLVTALLLFVIISKYAHELSEIHKKLNEDNSRLNVILQMSKQGFYELEISSGKATASAGYWSMLEYDRDLPQLTLEWWRQALHPEDRELAVTTLNRCLSGEISEYRIKYRLKTKSGAWKSIISAGMVVEYNLDGTPEWMVGMHTDLEYLLAV from the coding sequence ATGCCCCATCAACTAGATAAAAAAATTACTCAGGGTGTCTTTGCCATTGTTGCCAGTTATGTGTTGATCAGCACGGCGTGGATATCATTGTCCGACATGATTCTTGTTAAGCTCTTTTCCAATATCAACGACATTCGCAATGTGGCTATTTTCAAGGGAGTGTTGTTTGTCTTGGTAACGGCGTTGCTCCTATTTGTCATAATCTCCAAGTATGCTCATGAATTGAGTGAAATCCATAAGAAGCTGAACGAAGACAACTCTAGACTGAATGTCATTCTGCAAATGTCGAAGCAAGGTTTCTATGAGTTGGAAATCAGCAGCGGCAAGGCAACCGCTTCTGCAGGATACTGGTCGATGCTGGAGTATGATCGGGATCTGCCGCAATTGACCCTGGAATGGTGGCGACAAGCACTTCACCCTGAGGATCGAGAGCTGGCAGTTACTACTCTCAATCGCTGCTTGAGCGGCGAGATCTCGGAATACCGGATAAAGTATCGTCTCAAGACCAAATCCGGCGCCTGGAAATCCATAATTTCTGCCGGCATGGTTGTTGAGTATAATCTGGACGGCACCCCGGAATGGATGGTCGGCATGCATACTGACCTGGAATATCTGCTGGCAGTTTAG
- the cysE gene encoding serine O-acetyltransferase gives MFARMKEDITSVFDRDPAARNFFEVLFCYPGLHAIWMHRIGHWFWTHELFFLGRLTSQVSRFITGIEIHPGAKIGRKFFIDHGMGVVIGETAEIGDNVTMYHGVTLGGVTWDKVKRHPTIGDNVVIGSGAKVLGPFTVGNDSKIGSNSVVVKEVPPHASVVGIPGRVVMAAEEKKIGKPDLEHGKMPDPEAKAISCLFDQIRELEKKYSELAKEHEELKKRLQ, from the coding sequence ATGTTCGCCAGGATGAAAGAGGATATAACTTCGGTTTTCGACCGTGACCCGGCAGCGCGCAACTTTTTTGAAGTACTTTTCTGCTATCCGGGGCTGCATGCGATCTGGATGCACCGGATTGGCCACTGGTTCTGGACACACGAGCTGTTTTTCCTGGGGCGGCTTACTTCACAGGTCAGCCGGTTCATTACCGGGATCGAGATCCATCCCGGTGCTAAAATCGGCCGCAAGTTTTTCATCGACCACGGCATGGGGGTGGTTATCGGCGAGACTGCCGAGATCGGCGACAACGTCACCATGTATCACGGGGTCACCCTGGGGGGGGTCACCTGGGACAAGGTCAAGCGCCACCCAACCATCGGCGATAATGTGGTAATCGGCTCCGGTGCCAAGGTACTCGGCCCCTTCACGGTCGGCAATGACAGCAAGATCGGTTCAAACTCGGTTGTGGTAAAAGAAGTGCCGCCCCATGCTTCGGTGGTCGGCATCCCGGGGCGGGTGGTCATGGCTGCCGAAGAGAAAAAGATCGGCAAGCCGGACCTTGAGCACGGCAAGATGCCGGACCCGGAAGCCAAGGCGATTTCCTGCCTGTTCGACCAGATCAGGGAGCTGGAGAAGAAGTACAGCGAGCTGGCCAAGGAACATGAAGAGTTGAAAAAGCGGCTCCAATAG
- the mnmA gene encoding tRNA 2-thiouridine(34) synthase MnmA, with protein sequence MRGTMGEAGTKKRVAVAMSGGVDSSVTAAMLQREGYEVFGITMQVLDDERRQHIDDAAAVAAQLGIAHHVVDLVEPFRQAVKEYFIAEYRAGRTPNPCARCNPLIKFGLLLDKGLELGADYLATGHYARVEHPADALPRLLKGLDPRKDQSYFLFSLSSSQLARVLFPLGGYTKDTVRQMAAEMGLVVKNKGDSQEICFIADDDYIRFLEEVGGLTGQQGKVVDRCGRVLGKHNGIHRYTVGQRRGLGIAWSEPLYVLGVDAANNELLAGTEGELYCTGLFASGFNWLCTPELPLAAACKIRYRHQPVPCEVTAAGEGLFEVRFSEPQKSVTPGQAVVLYRDDQVLGGGWIEKAVNGAM encoded by the coding sequence CTGCGAGGCACCATGGGTGAGGCGGGTACAAAAAAAAGGGTAGCGGTCGCCATGAGCGGCGGGGTTGATTCCTCGGTAACAGCTGCCATGCTGCAACGCGAAGGGTACGAAGTCTTCGGCATCACCATGCAGGTGCTGGACGACGAGCGACGGCAGCATATCGACGATGCCGCGGCCGTTGCCGCCCAGCTCGGCATTGCCCATCATGTGGTCGATCTGGTCGAGCCGTTTCGCCAAGCAGTTAAAGAATACTTCATTGCCGAATACCGCGCCGGGCGGACCCCCAATCCCTGTGCCAGGTGCAACCCGCTGATCAAGTTCGGACTGCTGCTCGACAAGGGGCTGGAGCTTGGCGCCGACTACCTGGCAACCGGCCATTATGCGCGGGTAGAGCATCCGGCAGACGCCTTGCCGCGGCTCCTCAAGGGGCTTGATCCCCGCAAAGACCAGTCTTATTTCCTCTTCAGCCTTAGCAGCAGCCAGCTCGCCAGGGTACTGTTCCCGCTCGGCGGCTATACCAAGGATACGGTCAGGCAGATGGCTGCCGAAATGGGCCTGGTGGTCAAGAACAAAGGGGACAGCCAGGAGATCTGTTTTATTGCCGATGACGACTATATCCGCTTCCTGGAAGAGGTGGGGGGGCTTACCGGTCAGCAAGGCAAAGTCGTTGACCGCTGTGGCCGGGTATTGGGGAAGCATAACGGCATCCACCGCTACACCGTCGGCCAGCGCCGGGGGCTTGGCATTGCCTGGAGCGAACCACTCTATGTTCTCGGGGTCGATGCCGCCAATAACGAACTGCTTGCCGGTACCGAGGGTGAACTGTATTGCACCGGCCTGTTCGCCTCCGGTTTCAACTGGCTTTGCACCCCTGAGCTGCCTCTGGCTGCGGCATGCAAGATCAGGTACCGGCACCAGCCCGTCCCCTGCGAGGTTACGGCTGCCGGCGAAGGACTATTCGAGGTCCGCTTCAGCGAGCCGCAGAAATCGGTGACCCCTGGCCAGGCAGTGGTGCTCTATCGTGACGACCAGGTTCTGGGTGGCGGCTGGATAGAAAAAGCCGTGAATGGTGCAATGTGA